The nucleotide window CACCGCAACAAGATTCACATCATCAACCTGGAAAAGACCATGGAGCTGTACCAGGAGGCGATGAAGACTGTTCGCCAACTGTCCGCCAACCGTGGCACGATCCTGATGGTGGGCACCAAGCGCCAGGCACGCGACATCGTCGCCGCCGAAGCACAGCGCGCAGGTGTTCCTTACGTCGACCAGCGCTGGCTGGGCGGCATGCTGACCAACTTCAAGACCATCAAGACCTCGATCAAGCGCCTGAAGGACATGGAAGCGCAAGTCGCCGACGGTTCCGTGGAAAAGCTGACCAAGAAAGATGCACTGCTGTTCAGCCGTGAAATGGAAAAGCTGCAGAAGTCCATCGGCGGCATCAAGGATATGGGCGGCGTGCCTGACGCGATCTTCGTGATCGACGTCGGCTACCACAAAGGCGCGATCACCGAAGCCCAGAAGCTGGGTATCCCGGTCATCGGCATCGTCGATACCAACCACTCGCCAGCCGGCGTGACCCACGTCATCCCGGGTAACGACGACTCGTCCAAGGCAATCAGCCTGTACGCCCGCGGCGTGGCAGATGCGATCCTGGAAGGCCGTGCCAACGCGTCGACCGAAGTGCTGGAGTCGATCAAGACGGCAGAAGGCGACGAGTTCGTGGAAGTCAACGAGCAGGCGTAAGCAAGGCCGGTCCCGATGTCCGTCTCCGGGCGGACATCGGCACTACACATTAGGCTGTTAATTTAGCCTAGAAAAAAGGGGTGGCTTCCGGCTCCCCTTTTTTTTAACGAGACGCCGGATGAGCAGGCTGCCGCAAGGCGCCGCCCCGGCAACCCCACCGAATACAGGAGAAAACATATGGCAGCGATTACCGCAGCAATGGTCGGCGAACTGCGCGCGAAGACCGACGCACCGATGATGGAATGCAAGAAGGCCCTGACCGAAGCGGCCGGCGACATGGACAAGGCGGAAGAGATCCTGCGCGTCAAGCTGGGCGGCAAGGCAGCCAAGGCTTCCGCGCGCGTGACCGCTGAAGGCGTTGTCGCAGCATTCATCTCGGGCAACGTGGGCGCCCTGGTCGAAGTGAACTCCGAAACCGACTTCGTCGCCAAGAACGACGACTTCCTGGCACTGGCGAACACCGCCGCGCGCCTGGCTGCCGAGAAGAACCCGGCCGACGTGGCTGCCCTGCTGGCGCTGCCGACCGAATCCGGCCAGACGCTGGAAGAAGTGCGCTCCGCCCTGGTTGGCAAGATCGGCGAAAACATGTCGATCCGCCGCTTCCAGCGCTTCGAGACGACCGGCAAGCTGGCGTCGTACCTGCACGGCACGAAGATCGGCGTGATCGTCGACTTCGAAGGCGCCGATGACCAGGTGGGCAAGGATGTCGCCATGCACATCGCCGCAATGAAGCCGGTGTCGCTGTCCGCGGACCAGGTGCCTGCCGAAATGATCGAGAAAGAGCGCTCGGTTGCCCAGGCCAAGGCCGATGAAGACGCAGCCAAGGCCGCCGCCGAAGGCAAGCCTGCCCAGTCGCCGGAAATCGTCGCCAAGCGCCTCGAAGGTTCCGTGCAGAAGTACCTGAAGGAAGTGTCGCTGCTGAACCAGGCATTCGTGAAGAACGACAAGCAGTCCGTCGAGCAGATGCTGAAGGCCGCCAACGCGACCGTGAAAGGCTTCACCATGTACGTGGTGGGCGAAGGCATTGAAAAGAAAGTGGACGATTTCGCCGCTGAAGTGGCAGCCCAGATGGCTGCTTCCAAGGGAGCGTAATCAAATAAACGGGCCGCAAGGCCCGTTTTTTTAGAGTTCGCAGCAGGTAATTGCCACGGCGCCCATAGCATCAAGCAATACCCACCGGCAGAAGCCGGGGTCAGACCCGCCGGGTCTGACCCCAGTATTTCGCCGTTGGGGTGCAAGGGTGCCGCACAATGCCTTCCCGCGACCCTGTACCGAACGCAATATCCATCCGTCCCTCGAGAAGGTCGCACGGTTGGAGCACCACCCCGGCGCATGGAGCTTTACAGCTATCATTGCCGCCGGGATGTCACCGAATACATTTACTTAGGAGCCCCAGCTCATGTCAAAACCAGCCTACAAGCGCGTCCTCCTCAAATTGTCCGGTGAAGCCCTGATGGGCGATGACCCGTACGGCATCAACCGCGGCACGATCGAGCGGATGGTCGCCGACGTGGCCGAGGTCGCGAAACTGGGCGTGGAACTGGCAGTCGTGATCGGCGGCGGCAATATCTTCCGTGGCGTGGCGCCTGGCGCCCAAGGCATGGACCGTGCCACCGCCGACTACATGGGCATGCTGGCCACCGTGATGAACGCGCTGGCCCTGGCCGACGCGATGCGCCACGTGGGCGTCGTCGCGCGCGTGATGTCGGCGATCGGCATCGAGCAGGTCGTCGAGCCCTACGTGCGCCCGAAGGCGCTGCAATACCTGGAAGAAGGCAAGGTCGTCATTTTCGCGGCCGGCACCGGCAACCCGTTCTTCACCACCGATACCGCCGCCGCCTTGCGCGGTTCGGAAATGTCGGCCGAGATCGTGTTGAAGGCCACCAAGGTCGACGGCGTGTACACCGCCGATCCGAAGAAGGACCCGGAAGCCACGCTGTACGACACCATCAGCTTCGACGAAGCGATCGCCAAGCAGCTGCAGGTGATGGACGCCACCGCCTTCGCGCTGTGCCGCGACCAGAAGCTGCCGATCAAGGTCTTCTCGATCACCAAGCCAGGCGCGATGATGCGCGTGATCATGGGTGAGCAAGAAGGCACCCTCGTCCACGTGTGAGGGGAGCGCGCCTGACCTGCTGCGCGTTGCATTTGCGATCTCCAGTACTCGCCGTACATTGAGTACGGCTCCGTGCTTCAATCGCAACTGCTGCCGCTCGCGACGGTCATGCGCTGACCCGAGGCGCTATCATAGATCAAACAGAATTCGTAAAAACACAGGAGAGCAGCATGTCTACCGCTGACATCAAGAAGAACGCCCAGGACAAGATGGCGAAATCGCTGGAAACGCTGAAAAGCGACCTGGCAAAAGTGCGTACCGGCCGTGCCCACGTGGGCATTCTCGACCACGTGACGGTCGATTACTACGGCAACCCCACGGCGATCAACCAGGTGGCCAACCTGACGCTGATCGACGCCCGCACCATCGGCGTGACCCCGTTTGAAAAGAAGATGGGCGCCGCGATCGAAAAAGCGATCCGCGATTCGGACCTGGGCCTGAACCCGTCCGCGCAGGGCGACACCATCCGCGTGCCGACCCCGGCGCTGACCGAAGAGCGCCGCAAGGAAATGGTCAAGCTGTGCAAGGGCGAAGCCGAGGATGCCAAGATCGCCGTCCGCAACATCCGCCGCGACGCCAACGAGCAGCTGAAGAAGCTCACCAAGGACAAGGCCATCTCGGAAGACGAAGAGCGCCGCGCCTCCGACGACGTGCAGAAGCTGACCGACAAGGCGATTGCCGACATCGACAAGATCGTTGCCGAGAAAGAGAAGGAAGTGCTGACGGTTTGATGCCGGCAGCCGCGTGACGCCTGGCGTCCGACACTTTTTCGGGAATCATCCGAAAAGGTGCCGGACACCGGTTTTCCGGTCGATAGCGCATTTTCCACCGCAAAAACCGGTGTCAGACACCAGAAGGCCGGTGTACGACACCAGGCTCGCTCCCGCCACGAGTTCCGCCCAAGACCCGGGACAGCCCCTATTGCCAAGAAAATATTTCTTGAAAAATAGGTGCCTGTCCCCGGTTTTTTTTGTACAGTTCATCTTTTGGCGTAAAAGCGTTACTAATGAGATATACCAGTTCGACGACCGCGGTGCCCGACGTACCGAATGTGCCGCGTCATGTGGCGATCATCATGGACGGCAACGGCCGTTGGGCCACCAAGCGCTTCCTGCCCCGCGTGGCGGGCCACGTCAAGGGCGTGGAGGCGGTGCGCACCGTCGTTGAGGCCTGCGTCAGCCGCGGTATCGAATACCTGACGGTGTTCGCGTTCAGTTCGGAAAACTGGCGCCGCCCGGAAGAGGAAGTGTCCTTGCTGATGCGCCTGTTCGTCACGGCGCTCGAGCGCGAAGTGGCGAAGATGCACGCCAACGACATCCGCCTGAAGGTGGTCGGCGACCTGTCCCGCTTCGACGCGAAGCTGCGCGACATGATCTCGGCCGCCGAGCGCAAGACAGCCAACAATACCCGCCTCACCGTGACCGTGTGCGCCAACTATGGCGGCCGCTGGGATATCATGCAGGCCATCGGCAAGATGGTGGCGGCCCATCCCGGCGCCACGGATTTCTCCGAGGCGCAGCTGGCGCCGCACCTGGCCATGGCGTATGCGCCCGAGCCGGACCTGTTCATCCGCACCGGTGGCGAAGAACGCATCTCGAACTTCCTGCTGTGGCAGCTGGCTTACACCGAGCTGTATTTCACGGACACGTACTGGCCCGATTTCACCGCCGAGAAGCTGGACGAAGCCATCGCGTCCTACCAGCACCGGGAACGCCGTTTCGGCCGCACCGGCGAACAACTGAAAAAATAACAAAACCAACGAGCATGCTGAAAACCCGGATCATTACTGCCGTCATCCTGTTCGTCGTGCTGGTGGCGGTGCTGTTCTCCGGTTCGCTGCCGGCCGTGCAGGCACTGGTCGCCGTCGCGTTCCTCGCCGTCACCTGGGAAAGCTTCCGGCTCTTCAAGCTGCGCGCACCCATCGTCGTCGCGGCCTGCTGGACGGTGGCCTTCGCCTACACGTTCTTCTTCAACGCCGGCCTGGAGCAGGCCCGCTTCTGGCTCGCGCTGGGCGTGGCGATCTGGCTGCTGCGCTTCTTCCCGTCGCTGAAGGTGGGCCTGCCGCCGCTGGAAGGCTTCGGCAACACGCTGCTGGCGATGGTGTACGCGGCCACGGTGGTCTCGTGCTTCGTGGCGATCCTCGTGCTGTTCCAGCGTTCCGCGCTGTACCTGGTCTCCGCGATGGCGCTTGTGTTCATCGCCGACATCGGTGCGTATGCCGCCGGCAAGAAATTCGGCAGGCGCAAGCTGGCCCCCTCGATTTCACCCGGCAAGTCGGTCGAAGGCGCGATCGGCGGCTGGATCGCCGTGCTCGTGCTGTCCATCGCCACCATCCTGGCCGCCCCCTACCAGCCGTGGCTGCAGGATACCTTCGCCGTGCGCATGCAGGCGAAACTGGGCTGGGGCATTGCCCTGGTCACGCTCTCCATCATCGTCGGCGCGTCGATCGTCGGCGACCTGTTCGAATCCCAGCTGAAGCGCCGCGCCGGCTTCAAGGACAGCAGCAACCTGCTGCCCGGCCACGGCGGCGTGCTCGACCGTATTGATGCGCTGGTACCGGTCCTGCCGATCGCGGCACTGATCGGCGGCTGGCTGTAACGCGAACATGCCGGCATCGGCCCTGGCGTCGACGTGGCCTTGCGCCGTGCCACGAGCACCGGTAGCGGCGCCATGTCCGGCCATCGCCGATCCTGGCGAGTTTCAAAGGAAATGACAATGCAAAGCATCACCATCCTCGGCGCCACCGGCTCGATCGGCGTCTCCACGCTCGACGTCATCGCGCGCCATCCCGACCGTTACACCGTGTACGCGCTGTCCGCGCACAGCCGGGTCGAGGAACTGGCCGCGCAGTGCCGGCAGTTCCAGCCGAAAGTGGCCGTCGTGGGCAGCGCCGACGCGGCGGACCAGCTGGCCGCGCTGCTGCGGGCGATGGGGCTGGCAACCCAGGTGGCGTGGGGCGAACAGGCGCTGTGCGACATCGCCGCCGCCGGCGAAGTCGACGGCGTGATGGCCGCGATCGTGGGCGCCGCCGGCCTGGCACCCACGCTGGCCGCCGCGCGGGCCGGCAAGAAGGTCATGCTGGCCAACAAGGAGGCGCTGGTGATGTCCGGCCAGCTGTTCATGGATGCCGTGCAGGAAAGCGGCGCCACGCTGCTGCCGATCGACTCCGAGCACAACGCCATCTTCCAGTGCCTGCCGGCCGACTACCGCCGCGTGCCCGCGGCCGCCGGCGTCACCAAGATCCTGCTCACCGCCTCCGGCGGGCCGTTCCTGAAGCGCGCCGTGGAGACGCTCGATGCCGTCACGCCCGCCGAAGCGTGCAAGCATCCTAAGTGGGTGATGGGCCGCAAGATCTCGGTCGACTCCGCCACGATGATGAACAAGGGCCTGGAAGTGATCGAGGCGCACTGGCTGTTCGGCGCGCCGGCCGCGCAGATCGAGGTCGTGATCCACCCGCAATCGGTGATCCACTCGATGGTGTCGTATGCCGACGGTTCGGTGATCGCCGAGCTGGGCAATCCGGACATGCGCACGCCGATCGCCAACGCGCTGGCTTACCCGGAACGCATCGACTCGGGTGTCGCCCAGCTCGACCTCACGCAGGTCGGCACGCTGCAATTCGAGAAGCCCGACTTCAACCGTTTCCCCTGCCTGGCGCTGGCGTATGGTGCCCTGAACGCCGGCGGCACCGCGCCGGCACTGCTCAACGCGGCCAACGAAGTGGCCGTGCAAGCCTTCCTCGACGAGCGCATCGGTTTCCGCCAGATCGACCGCGTGATCGCCGGCGTGATGGATGCGCTGCCGCACGGCCCGGCGTCGTCGATCGATGCCGTGATGGCGCAGGATGCGGCGGCCCGTGCCGCGGCCGAACGCGCCATCGCCGCCCTTGGCCATCCGCTGAAGGTGGCCAGCGCCTGACCGGGTTACACTCGGTAGGCTGAGATGCATCCAGCCGGATTTCAGCCGGCTGAGATCCACGCCCGCTGGATTCGCCCCGGCTGATTTTCACCTGGTTGAATTCAACCTGGCTGAAACTCACCTGGCCGAATTCACCTGGCAAATATTTACCCGGCTGAGTTTGACTCGACTGAATTCGCCCAGAACGATTCCGCCCGACCCGCTTTTCAACCGACCTGACTTCCACCCGAGACTATCGCCATGAACCTGCTGCAGACGGTCGCCGCCTTCCTCGTTGCACTGGGCACGCTGGTGGTCATCCACGAACTGGGCCACTACCTGGTGGCGCGCTGGTGCGGCGTGAAGGTGCTGCGCTTCTCGGTCGGCATGGGCCGCGTGGTGTGGTCGCGCAAGATCGGTCCGGACCAGACCGAATGGGCCGTTTCCGCGCTGCCGCTGGGCGGCTACGTGAAGATGCTCGACGCGCGCGACCAGGATGTGAAGGACATCCCCGCCGCCGACCTGCCGCGCGAATTCACGCGGCAGAACGTGTGGAAGCGCATCGCCATCGTGGCCGCGGGGCCGATCGCCAACTTCCTGCTGGCGATCGTGCTGTTCGCCGGCCTGTACATGGTCGGCATCGAGGAGCCGGCCACGCGTATCGCGGCGCCCGGCGCGCAGACACCGGCCGCGCTGGCGGGCCTCGATCGCGACGACGTGATCCGCGCCGTCAACGGCAATGCCGTCGCCGGCTGGTCCGAGCTGCGCTGGCAGCTCATCGAAGCGGTCGTCGCATCGAAGGACGGCGAGGGTGCCCGCATCGAGGCGGAGCGGCCGGGCCGCGGCCGCTTCACGTTCACTGTGCCTGCCGCCACGCTGCGCGCCATCGACCTCGACGGCGACGTGCCGGGCGAGCTGGGTTTCAACATCTGGCTGCCGGCGCCGGTGCTGGGCAAGGTCGATCCGGCCGGCGCCGGTGCCCGCGCCGGCCTGCGCGGCGGCGACCAGGTGGTGGCGATGGATGGCAAGGCGGTGCTCGATATCGGCGCGTTCAGCGCCGCCATCCGCGAGGCCGCGGCACGCACCGTGCAGCTCGACGTGCGGCGCGATGGCGAAACGATGCGGGTGCTGGTGGTGCCCGAAGCGGTGGCCGGTAAAGACGGTGTAACAGTCGGTAAGATCAAGGTCGAGCTGCTGGGCCGGCCGGATATGATCGTCGTGGCCGACGGGCCGTTCGCAGCGGTGGCCAAGGCGGCGCGCAAGGTGTGGGACACCAGCGTGCTGACGGTCCGCATGATCGGCCGGATGATCATCGGCGAGGTCTCGTGGAAGAACGTCACCGGCCCGATCACGATCGCCGATTACGCGGGCCAGAGTTCACGCATCGGCCTGGCGAGCTACCTGTCCTTCGTGGCCGTCGTCAGCATCAGCCTTGGGGTGATGAATTTGCTCCCGATACCGGTTCTGGATGGCGGCCATTTGCTGTATTATTCGCTGGAAGTTTTGACTGGGCGCCCGGTGCCGGAGCGTTTTGGGGAGATTGCACAGCGTCTGGGTGTCGGGTTGTTGGTGACCTTGATGGCGCTCGCTGTGTTCAACGATGTCGCGCGGTTGCTGTGATCCGCCTGGCCGCGTGTGCAGTCTCGTATTTGGGAAGCTGGTTCGGAATGATTGCGGGCGAGGTGTCGAAAGGTGCTGTCCGGATTATCGCGAAGCAGCTTCCGAGCCAATTTTAATGCCAATGAAATTCATTTCTGACCGCTTTGCCTCGCCTTCATTTCGCCGCACCCTGATCGGCGCCGCTGTACTGGCTTTCTGCTCCGGCAGCGCTTTCGCCGTCCAACCCTTCGTCGTCAAGGATATCCGCGTCGAAGGCATCCAGCGTACCGAAGCGGGCACCGTGTTCAGCTACCTGCCGGTGCGCGTGGGCGAAACGTTCAGCGACGATAAATCCGTCACCACGATCAAGGCGCTGTACGCGACCGGCATCTTCAAGGACGTGCGGCTGGAAAAGGACGGCGACGTGCTCGTCGTGATCGTCGAGGAACGCCCGGCGATCGCCAAGGTCGACTTCACCGGCACGCAGGAATTCGAGAAGGACATGCTGGTCACCGCGCTGAAGGATATCGGCGTGGGCGAAGCCAAGACCTTCGACAAGGCCACCGTCGACCGCGCCGAGCAGGAACTGAAGCGGCAATACCTGTCGCGCGGCCTGTATGGCGTGAAGGTCACCACCACGGTCACGCCGATGGAGCGCAACCGCGTGTCGATCATGTTCAATGTCGACGAAGGCGAGATCGCCCGCATCAAGCAGATCAACATCGTCGGCAACAAGGTCTTCTCCGACAAGGAACTGCGCAAGGAACTGGAACTGAACACGTCCGGCTGGTTCAGCTGGTACACCAAGGCCGACCAGTATTCCAAGACCAAGCTGACCGGCGACCTGGAATCGCTGAAGTCGTTCTACCTGGACCGCGGCTACGTGGAGATGAACGTCGATTCCACCCAGGTCTCGATCACGCCGGACAAGAAGGACATCTACCTCACCATCAACATCACCGAAGGCGAGAAGTACACGGTCTCCGACATCAAGTTCGAAGGCGAGATGTATGGCCGCGAAGACGAACTGCGTTCGCTGGTGCTGCTGAAGAAGGGTGAAACGTATTCCGGTGCGCGCCTGACCGCCACCAACAAGCTGATCACCGACCGCCTGGGCAATTTCGGCTTCGCCTTCGCCAACGTGAACGCCAACCCGGAAGTGAACCGTGAAAAGCGCGAAGTCGCGTTCACGTTCTTCATCGATCCGGGCAAGCGCGCCTACGTGCGCCACATGAACATCCAGGGCAACACCACCACGCGCGACGAAGTGATCCGCCGCGAATTCCGCCAGTTCGAATCGAGCTGGTACGACGCCAACAAGGTCAAGCTGTCGCGCGACCGCGTGGACCGCCTGGGCTACTTCAAGGACGTGACGGTCGACACGCCGGAAGCGCAGGGCACTTCCGACCAGGTGGACGTGAACCTGACGGTGGTGGAAAAGCCGACCGGCAACTTCCAGATCGGCGGCGCGTTCTCGCAGGCCGAGAAGTTCAGCCTGTCGGCCTCGATCCAGCAGGCCAACTTCGCCGGCTCCGGCAACACCGTGGGCCTGGAACTGAACACAAGCAAGTACAGCCGCACGATCGCCTTCTCGCAGACCAATCCGTACTACACGGACGACGGCGTGTCGCAGAGCTACGAGCTGTACCTGCGTACCTTCGACCCGCCGGCCGTCAACACGGGTATGTACTCGATCAAGCAGACCGGCGGCCGCGTCAGCTGGGGCGTGCCGTTCTCCGAAGTCGATACCGTGTTCTTCGGCATCGGCCTGGAACGCGCCACGATCAAGACCGACGTGACCAGCCCGAACTACTTCAAGCAGTACGTGCGCGACCTGGGCGGCCCGGCCAGCGGCGAAGGCGAGGTATCGTCCAACTCGGTGCCGCTGACGATCGCGTGGGGCCGCGACAGCCGCGACAGCGCCGTCACGCCGACCATCGGCCGCTACCAGCGCGCCAACCTGGAGATCGACCTGATCGGCGACTCGAAGTACGTGCGCGCCGTCTACGAGCAGCAGTGGTACCGCCCGATCACGAGCTGGGCCACGCTGGCGCTGAAGGGCGAGTTCGACTATGGCCACGGCATCGGCGACCGGCCGTATCCGGTGTTCAAGAACTTCTACGCCGGCGGTATCGGCTCGGTGCGCGGCTACTACAGCTCGTCGCTGGGTTACCTCGACACCAACGGCGACGCGCTGGGCGGCGCATCGCGCCTGATCGGCAATGCCGAGCTGCAATTCCCGTTCCCCGGCCAGGGCAAGGACCGCAGCCTGCGCTGGTTCGCCTTCTTCGATGGCGGCCAGGTCTACCAGGAAGGGGCCAAGATGCGCCTGTCCGAGCTGCGCTTCTCGACCGGTCTTGGCGTGAGCTGGATTTCCCCGGTAGGCCCGCTGAAGTTGAGTTATGCTAAGCCTATTAACCCGATATTTGGCGACCGCCTGGAGCGCTTCCAGTTCCAGATGGGTACCGGC belongs to Pseudoduganella albidiflava and includes:
- the frr gene encoding ribosome recycling factor, with the protein product MSTADIKKNAQDKMAKSLETLKSDLAKVRTGRAHVGILDHVTVDYYGNPTAINQVANLTLIDARTIGVTPFEKKMGAAIEKAIRDSDLGLNPSAQGDTIRVPTPALTEERRKEMVKLCKGEAEDAKIAVRNIRRDANEQLKKLTKDKAISEDEERRASDDVQKLTDKAIADIDKIVAEKEKEVLTV
- the tsf gene encoding translation elongation factor Ts; its protein translation is MAAITAAMVGELRAKTDAPMMECKKALTEAAGDMDKAEEILRVKLGGKAAKASARVTAEGVVAAFISGNVGALVEVNSETDFVAKNDDFLALANTAARLAAEKNPADVAALLALPTESGQTLEEVRSALVGKIGENMSIRRFQRFETTGKLASYLHGTKIGVIVDFEGADDQVGKDVAMHIAAMKPVSLSADQVPAEMIEKERSVAQAKADEDAAKAAAEGKPAQSPEIVAKRLEGSVQKYLKEVSLLNQAFVKNDKQSVEQMLKAANATVKGFTMYVVGEGIEKKVDDFAAEVAAQMAASKGA
- the bamA gene encoding outer membrane protein assembly factor BamA translates to MKFISDRFASPSFRRTLIGAAVLAFCSGSAFAVQPFVVKDIRVEGIQRTEAGTVFSYLPVRVGETFSDDKSVTTIKALYATGIFKDVRLEKDGDVLVVIVEERPAIAKVDFTGTQEFEKDMLVTALKDIGVGEAKTFDKATVDRAEQELKRQYLSRGLYGVKVTTTVTPMERNRVSIMFNVDEGEIARIKQINIVGNKVFSDKELRKELELNTSGWFSWYTKADQYSKTKLTGDLESLKSFYLDRGYVEMNVDSTQVSITPDKKDIYLTINITEGEKYTVSDIKFEGEMYGREDELRSLVLLKKGETYSGARLTATNKLITDRLGNFGFAFANVNANPEVNREKREVAFTFFIDPGKRAYVRHMNIQGNTTTRDEVIRREFRQFESSWYDANKVKLSRDRVDRLGYFKDVTVDTPEAQGTSDQVDVNLTVVEKPTGNFQIGGAFSQAEKFSLSASIQQANFAGSGNTVGLELNTSKYSRTIAFSQTNPYYTDDGVSQSYELYLRTFDPPAVNTGMYSIKQTGGRVSWGVPFSEVDTVFFGIGLERATIKTDVTSPNYFKQYVRDLGGPASGEGEVSSNSVPLTIAWGRDSRDSAVTPTIGRYQRANLEIDLIGDSKYVRAVYEQQWYRPITSWATLALKGEFDYGHGIGDRPYPVFKNFYAGGIGSVRGYYSSSLGYLDTNGDALGGASRLIGNAELQFPFPGQGKDRSLRWFAFFDGGQVYQEGAKMRLSELRFSTGLGVSWISPVGPLKLSYAKPINPIFGDRLERFQFQMGTGF
- the uppS gene encoding polyprenyl diphosphate synthase; this encodes MRYTSSTTAVPDVPNVPRHVAIIMDGNGRWATKRFLPRVAGHVKGVEAVRTVVEACVSRGIEYLTVFAFSSENWRRPEEEVSLLMRLFVTALEREVAKMHANDIRLKVVGDLSRFDAKLRDMISAAERKTANNTRLTVTVCANYGGRWDIMQAIGKMVAAHPGATDFSEAQLAPHLAMAYAPEPDLFIRTGGEERISNFLLWQLAYTELYFTDTYWPDFTAEKLDEAIASYQHRERRFGRTGEQLKK
- the rseP gene encoding RIP metalloprotease RseP, which translates into the protein MNLLQTVAAFLVALGTLVVIHELGHYLVARWCGVKVLRFSVGMGRVVWSRKIGPDQTEWAVSALPLGGYVKMLDARDQDVKDIPAADLPREFTRQNVWKRIAIVAAGPIANFLLAIVLFAGLYMVGIEEPATRIAAPGAQTPAALAGLDRDDVIRAVNGNAVAGWSELRWQLIEAVVASKDGEGARIEAERPGRGRFTFTVPAATLRAIDLDGDVPGELGFNIWLPAPVLGKVDPAGAGARAGLRGGDQVVAMDGKAVLDIGAFSAAIREAAARTVQLDVRRDGETMRVLVVPEAVAGKDGVTVGKIKVELLGRPDMIVVADGPFAAVAKAARKVWDTSVLTVRMIGRMIIGEVSWKNVTGPITIADYAGQSSRIGLASYLSFVAVVSISLGVMNLLPIPVLDGGHLLYYSLEVLTGRPVPERFGEIAQRLGVGLLVTLMALAVFNDVARLL
- the rpsB gene encoding 30S ribosomal protein S2, which gives rise to MSVTMREMLEAGVHFGHQTRFWNPKMAPFIFGHRNKIHIINLEKTMELYQEAMKTVRQLSANRGTILMVGTKRQARDIVAAEAQRAGVPYVDQRWLGGMLTNFKTIKTSIKRLKDMEAQVADGSVEKLTKKDALLFSREMEKLQKSIGGIKDMGGVPDAIFVIDVGYHKGAITEAQKLGIPVIGIVDTNHSPAGVTHVIPGNDDSSKAISLYARGVADAILEGRANASTEVLESIKTAEGDEFVEVNEQA
- the pyrH gene encoding UMP kinase, with protein sequence MSKPAYKRVLLKLSGEALMGDDPYGINRGTIERMVADVAEVAKLGVELAVVIGGGNIFRGVAPGAQGMDRATADYMGMLATVMNALALADAMRHVGVVARVMSAIGIEQVVEPYVRPKALQYLEEGKVVIFAAGTGNPFFTTDTAAALRGSEMSAEIVLKATKVDGVYTADPKKDPEATLYDTISFDEAIAKQLQVMDATAFALCRDQKLPIKVFSITKPGAMMRVIMGEQEGTLVHV
- the ispC gene encoding 1-deoxy-D-xylulose-5-phosphate reductoisomerase, with the protein product MQSITILGATGSIGVSTLDVIARHPDRYTVYALSAHSRVEELAAQCRQFQPKVAVVGSADAADQLAALLRAMGLATQVAWGEQALCDIAAAGEVDGVMAAIVGAAGLAPTLAAARAGKKVMLANKEALVMSGQLFMDAVQESGATLLPIDSEHNAIFQCLPADYRRVPAAAGVTKILLTASGGPFLKRAVETLDAVTPAEACKHPKWVMGRKISVDSATMMNKGLEVIEAHWLFGAPAAQIEVVIHPQSVIHSMVSYADGSVIAELGNPDMRTPIANALAYPERIDSGVAQLDLTQVGTLQFEKPDFNRFPCLALAYGALNAGGTAPALLNAANEVAVQAFLDERIGFRQIDRVIAGVMDALPHGPASSIDAVMAQDAAARAAAERAIAALGHPLKVASA
- a CDS encoding phosphatidate cytidylyltransferase, whose protein sequence is MLKTRIITAVILFVVLVAVLFSGSLPAVQALVAVAFLAVTWESFRLFKLRAPIVVAACWTVAFAYTFFFNAGLEQARFWLALGVAIWLLRFFPSLKVGLPPLEGFGNTLLAMVYAATVVSCFVAILVLFQRSALYLVSAMALVFIADIGAYAAGKKFGRRKLAPSISPGKSVEGAIGGWIAVLVLSIATILAAPYQPWLQDTFAVRMQAKLGWGIALVTLSIIVGASIVGDLFESQLKRRAGFKDSSNLLPGHGGVLDRIDALVPVLPIAALIGGWL